From a region of the Aeoliella mucimassa genome:
- a CDS encoding ABC transporter substrate-binding protein, with product MNSWMWSYVGRASSLSLLVLALLIPVVGCFERPTSNAPAAKESADSDSGNETENNEVFEELVKYDPPSLDEIDASANWVDRPLKEVRDPLVERLKDSPPLVPAEEAMSLKNDSPEANDKIYSVMRQLPESDEQVDADATWVHFLNGDLKSLNPLMISASVEMELLDLTGVALIGFDADFNWFGLKSTIKSWQTSEDQMMDKFVLRDDLYWSDGEPVTAHDFVFSFQTIMNPKVTIPAVRSSTQKLKWVEAYDDHTLVFFHKKPLASNSGNISYPVVPEHIYKDSLADDYTMENSKYHQQFINKPLTCGPYEYKSRARGQNIILTRRDDYWQKDGKQIREKPYFKEIRCEVITDPNTALLTLKTGDIDDCRLNAEQWLTQTDNADFYEKNTKVRGMEWTEFHIVWNVKRPYFEDKNVRKAMAFAFDHQEMLSSIHYNLAPAGLGAFHPTGWMASDKPKAYERNLDAAEDLLDEAGWDDSDGDGIRDKEVNGRLIPFRFTLLSSTTPNSIKICTQMKSNLDQIGIQVDVKPMEFTVLQDKSLKHQFDAMIAGWGSGADPSTLENVFGTGGGRNYGEYSNTRVDKLFEQGELEFDREKRAEYYSEIHEILWDDQPYLWLFYRPTLYGLNKEIRGFNFSPRDPFGVSPGIHGIWKMN from the coding sequence ATGAATTCGTGGATGTGGTCGTACGTCGGGCGAGCCAGCTCGCTCAGTCTGCTCGTGCTAGCGTTGCTCATTCCGGTGGTCGGCTGCTTCGAGCGCCCCACGTCCAACGCGCCAGCCGCGAAGGAGTCGGCCGACAGCGACTCGGGCAACGAGACCGAGAACAACGAAGTGTTCGAGGAACTGGTGAAATACGATCCTCCCTCGCTGGATGAGATCGACGCTTCGGCCAACTGGGTCGACCGACCACTCAAGGAAGTTCGTGATCCGCTCGTCGAACGGCTAAAGGACAGTCCTCCCTTGGTGCCAGCAGAAGAAGCGATGTCGCTCAAAAACGACTCGCCAGAGGCCAACGACAAAATATACAGCGTTATGCGACAATTGCCCGAGAGCGACGAGCAAGTCGATGCTGATGCGACGTGGGTGCATTTCTTAAACGGCGATCTCAAAAGCCTGAATCCGTTGATGATCAGCGCTTCGGTCGAGATGGAACTCTTGGATCTGACGGGAGTCGCACTCATTGGTTTCGATGCCGATTTCAATTGGTTTGGTTTGAAGTCAACCATCAAGTCTTGGCAAACCAGCGAAGACCAAATGATGGATAAGTTTGTGCTGCGAGACGATCTCTATTGGTCGGATGGCGAGCCGGTTACGGCCCACGACTTTGTCTTCTCGTTCCAAACGATCATGAATCCCAAGGTGACGATTCCGGCAGTACGATCGAGTACCCAGAAACTCAAGTGGGTCGAAGCCTACGATGACCACACGTTGGTGTTCTTTCACAAGAAGCCACTGGCATCGAACAGCGGTAACATCTCCTATCCAGTTGTGCCTGAGCACATCTACAAGGATAGCCTTGCTGATGACTATACGATGGAGAATAGCAAGTACCATCAACAGTTTATCAATAAGCCGCTCACTTGTGGCCCTTATGAGTACAAGTCGCGTGCACGAGGTCAGAACATTATTCTTACCCGTCGAGATGACTACTGGCAAAAAGATGGCAAGCAGATTCGTGAAAAGCCGTATTTCAAAGAGATACGCTGCGAAGTGATCACCGATCCCAATACGGCTCTGCTGACACTTAAAACGGGCGACATTGACGATTGTCGCCTGAATGCCGAGCAATGGCTCACACAAACAGATAACGCGGACTTCTACGAGAAGAACACCAAAGTGCGTGGTATGGAGTGGACCGAGTTCCATATTGTGTGGAATGTCAAGCGGCCCTACTTCGAAGACAAGAACGTGCGCAAGGCCATGGCTTTCGCTTTCGATCATCAAGAAATGCTTTCAAGCATTCACTACAACTTGGCACCGGCAGGTTTGGGGGCATTTCATCCGACCGGATGGATGGCGTCTGACAAGCCAAAGGCCTACGAGCGAAATCTCGACGCCGCGGAAGACCTGCTCGACGAAGCAGGTTGGGACGATAGCGATGGCGATGGCATTCGCGATAAGGAAGTTAACGGGCGACTCATTCCATTCCGATTTACCTTGCTCAGTTCCACGACACCAAATTCAATCAAGATCTGCACCCAGATGAAGTCGAATCTCGACCAGATTGGAATCCAGGTTGATGTGAAACCAATGGAGTTCACCGTATTGCAGGATAAATCGCTCAAGCATCAGTTCGACGCGATGATTGCGGGATGGGGATCGGGTGCCGATCCATCGACACTGGAGAATGTCTTTGGAACAGGTGGGGGACGTAACTATGGAGAGTATTCCAACACGCGTGTGGATAAACTGTTCGAACAAGGCGAGTTGGAGTTCGACCGCGAAAAACGAGCCGAGTACTACTCGGAGATCCACGAGATTCTCTGGGATGATCAGCCTTACTTGTGGTTGTTCTACCGTCCCACGTTGTATGGTCTGAATAAAGAGATTCGAGGTTTTAACTTCAGCCCCCGCGATCCCTTCGGCGTCAGCCCAGGTATCCACGGCATTTGGAAAATGAATTAA